A stretch of Monomorium pharaonis isolate MP-MQ-018 chromosome 7, ASM1337386v2, whole genome shotgun sequence DNA encodes these proteins:
- the LOC105829000 gene encoding inositol polyphosphate multikinase isoform X2 has product MLICRRTGHVLKPATKAILGEREIAFYENLKNSQDPVVMELKKFVPRYYGTTELRVFNNRTKFLMLKNITKNMAEPCVIDIKIGFRTWDPLATPEKRRTEELKYAESKRTYGFCITGYQVYSVLSGQLRKYDRDYGKQLGVEGVVEALENFLNIIPGKPACRRLVSEILTYLYNIERFFSMQRKYCFYSSSLLVTYDAQHLRQHCPLKDDNPITHSVSKFDKEMISESVPCTPETYQNLSGTNELTFSSRMKKSVSEPVSMPCEQVPDQSSSHNLNADRLCQSDSSQFMHSCTNDVTKDDVPVDKCKWVKVKMIDFTHVFPGENNDLDRNYRDGLRMLIRLLSLFKKSDCVH; this is encoded by the exons ATGCTAATCTGCAGACGGACTGGTCACGTGTTGAAACCGGCGACTAAAGCGATCcttggagagagagaaattgcaTTCTACGAGAACTTGAAGAATTCTCAGGATCCTGTAGtaatggaattaaaaaaattcgttCCGCGTTATTATGGTACAACGGAACTACGTGTCTTTAATAACC GTACGAAATTCCTCATGCTTAAGAATATCACAAAGAACATGGCCGAGCCATGTGTGATAGATATCAAGATCGGTTTTCGCACATGGGATCCTTTAGCTACACCAGAGAAGAGGAGAACGGAGGAACTCAAGTATGCCGAATCAAAGCGTACTTACGGTTTTTGTATAACAGGTTATCAAGTATATTCCGTCTTATCTGGACAATTAAGGAAATATGACAGAGATTATGGCAAGCAACTCGGTGTTGAGGGCGTCGTGGAAG CGCTGGAAAATTTCTTGAACATAATACCTGGGAAGCCAGCCTGTCGACGATTGGTCTCTGAAATCTTAACATACCTGTACAATATCGAACGATTCTTCAGCATGCAGCGGAAATACTGCTTTTATTCAAGCTCGCTTCTGGTCACCTACGATGCTCAACACTTGCGACAGCACTGTCCATTGAAAGATGACAATCCTATTACTCATTCAGTGTCGAAATTcgataaagaaatgataagtGAATCAGTTCCTTGTACACCCGAAACATACCAGAATTTATCTGGCACAAACGAATTAACGTTTAGCTCGAGAATGAAGAAAAGCGTAAGCGAGCCCGTGTCGATGCCGTGTGAGCAGGTACCTGATCAGAGCAGTTCCCATAATTTAAATGCAGATCGGTTATGTCAGTCCGACTCGAGTCAATTCATGCATTCGTGCACAAATGACGTCACAAAGGACGATGTTCCAGTGGACAAATGCAAGTGGGTCAAAGTGAAGATGATCGACTTTACACATGTCTTCCCAGGGGAGAATAATGATTTGGATCGAAATTATCGAGATGGCCTCAGGATGCTAATCCGGCTCTTAAGTCTGTTCAAGAAGAGCGATTGCGTGCATTAG
- the LOC105829000 gene encoding inositol polyphosphate multikinase isoform X1, whose translation MTTVDPDNDIEKLPHIQWNNAATPGPSGCMFPGELTPLECQIAGHPFNGEKQTIGMLICRRTGHVLKPATKAILGEREIAFYENLKNSQDPVVMELKKFVPRYYGTTELRVFNNRTKFLMLKNITKNMAEPCVIDIKIGFRTWDPLATPEKRRTEELKYAESKRTYGFCITGYQVYSVLSGQLRKYDRDYGKQLGVEGVVEALENFLNIIPGKPACRRLVSEILTYLYNIERFFSMQRKYCFYSSSLLVTYDAQHLRQHCPLKDDNPITHSVSKFDKEMISESVPCTPETYQNLSGTNELTFSSRMKKSVSEPVSMPCEQVPDQSSSHNLNADRLCQSDSSQFMHSCTNDVTKDDVPVDKCKWVKVKMIDFTHVFPGENNDLDRNYRDGLRMLIRLLSLFKKSDCVH comes from the exons ATGACGACCGTTGATCCGGACAACGATATCGAGAAGCTGCCGCATATACAGTGGAACAATGCGGCGACACCCGGGCCATCCGGCTGCATGTTCCCTGGCGAACTGACACCGTTGGAATGCCAAATTGCCGGTCATCCCTTCAATGGCGAAAAACAGACTATCG GAATGCTAATCTGCAGACGGACTGGTCACGTGTTGAAACCGGCGACTAAAGCGATCcttggagagagagaaattgcaTTCTACGAGAACTTGAAGAATTCTCAGGATCCTGTAGtaatggaattaaaaaaattcgttCCGCGTTATTATGGTACAACGGAACTACGTGTCTTTAATAACC GTACGAAATTCCTCATGCTTAAGAATATCACAAAGAACATGGCCGAGCCATGTGTGATAGATATCAAGATCGGTTTTCGCACATGGGATCCTTTAGCTACACCAGAGAAGAGGAGAACGGAGGAACTCAAGTATGCCGAATCAAAGCGTACTTACGGTTTTTGTATAACAGGTTATCAAGTATATTCCGTCTTATCTGGACAATTAAGGAAATATGACAGAGATTATGGCAAGCAACTCGGTGTTGAGGGCGTCGTGGAAG CGCTGGAAAATTTCTTGAACATAATACCTGGGAAGCCAGCCTGTCGACGATTGGTCTCTGAAATCTTAACATACCTGTACAATATCGAACGATTCTTCAGCATGCAGCGGAAATACTGCTTTTATTCAAGCTCGCTTCTGGTCACCTACGATGCTCAACACTTGCGACAGCACTGTCCATTGAAAGATGACAATCCTATTACTCATTCAGTGTCGAAATTcgataaagaaatgataagtGAATCAGTTCCTTGTACACCCGAAACATACCAGAATTTATCTGGCACAAACGAATTAACGTTTAGCTCGAGAATGAAGAAAAGCGTAAGCGAGCCCGTGTCGATGCCGTGTGAGCAGGTACCTGATCAGAGCAGTTCCCATAATTTAAATGCAGATCGGTTATGTCAGTCCGACTCGAGTCAATTCATGCATTCGTGCACAAATGACGTCACAAAGGACGATGTTCCAGTGGACAAATGCAAGTGGGTCAAAGTGAAGATGATCGACTTTACACATGTCTTCCCAGGGGAGAATAATGATTTGGATCGAAATTATCGAGATGGCCTCAGGATGCTAATCCGGCTCTTAAGTCTGTTCAAGAAGAGCGATTGCGTGCATTAG
- the LOC105828999 gene encoding uncharacterized protein LOC105828999 — protein sequence MFDGTRRAFPLIFVAAILQRAHGDSAIRPGEKRHGGANDYQMCLESFDIHKDKIIRTQDSRDMGAKYLNVLDVDSRLDCLKYCCETERCDVFIFEEKKPSSCYLFQCGPLHDFKCKFTRHANYTSAVRTSYPIQNVQVEEEVRISQQEHELKSLRKSNEITSDYGFTETPIKPVITQISKVTVTTPAPIKPACTRNQYECRSSGDCIAIYNVCDGIPQCADGSDEAADLVCPTEKPTVPPIIQAPRPPVDILRYQQVMEQQRKVLPPFYPGAEINPKSWDISNLAHQISQPQNIMYPGQPVEMPQMQMRKNYGSSAYQWDYQPLYEQNKDPYVPSNTIHEQHMNPYEQPHIFNHKGPSVIGNNEVNRGPYIDAKHPYSPHFPSSNKAVWQENPIQFSPSVAPNSQYKQVNEVENVAITTTPACDTSEEQKNELTNEDKEPVKKEEKTNTYLTHVKTSKQITEKPALSSEIMKHNHAKESKEHKTVILIEEHAKPHESPDVIAEHLQIIENDVLRPKGAVISLSLGLIATAITAALIVCRLRVVKRRGRCGHGAFAHDADYLVNGMYL from the exons ATGTTCGACGGTACGCGGCGAGCATTTCCTCTGATTTTCGTCGCCGCGATCCTCCAGCGTGCCCACGGCGACAGCGCGATCCGGCCAGGCGAGAAGAGGCACGGTGGCGCGAACGACTATCAGATGTGCCTCGAGAGCTTCGACATCCACAAGGACAAGATCATCAGGACCCAGGATTCGCGCGACATGGGGGCCAAGTACCTGAATGTTCTCGACGTCGACTCCAGGCTGGACTGTCTCAAATACTGCTGCGAGACCGAGCGTTGCGACGTGTTCATCTTTGAGGAAAAG AAACCGAGCAGCTGCTACCTTTTCCAGTGTGGCCCACTGCACGACTTCAAGTGCAAGTTTACAAGGCACGCTAATTATACTAGTGCCGTGCGCACGAGTTATCCCATACAGAACGTTCAAGTGGAAGAAGAGGTCAGGATATCTCAACAGGAGCACGAGTTAAAATCCCTCAG GAAAAGTAATGAGATTACGTCGGATTATGGATTCACAGAGACTCCCATCAAACCTGTAATCACACAGATATCAAAAGTGACAGTAACTACACCAGCACCGATCAAGCCAG CCTGTACCAGAAATCAGTACGAGTGTCGTTCATCCGGAGACTGCATAGCTATATACAACGTTTGCGACGGTATTCCGCAGTGCGCGGACGGGTCCGACGAAGCGGCAGACCTCGTATGTCCCACGGAGAAACCGACGGTGCCTCCAATAATACAGGCGCCACGTCCGCCCGTCGATATCCTGCGATATCAGCAAGTGATGGAGCAGCAACGCAAGGTCCTCCCTCCATTCTATCCTGGGGCAGAGATCAACCCCAAGAGTTGGGACATATCGAATCTGGCCCATCAAATATCACAGCcgcaaaatattatgtatccTGGACAGCCGGTAGAGATGCCGCAGATGCAAATGCGTAAGAATTATGGCTCATCGGCATACCAATGGGATTATCAGCCTTTGTATGAACAAAATAAGGATCCATATGTTCCCAGCAATACTATTCACGAACAACATATGAATCCCTATGAAC AACCACATATATTTAATCACAAAGGTCCGAGCGTTATAGGAAACAATGAAGTAAACAG aggGCCGTATATAGATGCCAAGCATCCATATTCTCCACATTTTCCATCGTCAAATAAAGCAGTTTGGCAAGAAAATCCCATACAATTTTCACCATCTGTCGCTCCAAATTCTCAATATAAACAAGTTAATGAAGTAGAAAATGTTGCAATCACGACGACACCCGCTTGTGAT ACCTCAGAAGAGCAGAAAAATGAATTGACAAATGAGGATAAAGAACCTgtaaagaaggaagaaaaaaccAATACTTATTTGACACACGTAAAAACAAGCAAACAAATTACTGAAAAACCAGCTTTATCAAGTGAAATTATGAAACATAATCATGCAAAAGAATCGAAAG aacatAAAACTGTGATTTTAATCGAGGAGCACGCAAAGCCGCACGAGAGTCCTGACGTTATTGCGGAACatcttcaaataattgaaaatgatGTTTTAAGGCCTAAAGGTGCCGTGATATCGTTATCATTGGGACTTATAGCGACTGCGATTACGGCTGCTTTAATTGTTTGCCGATTGCGAGTAGTAAAACGACGCGGGAGATGCGGGCATGGAGCTTTTGCGCATGACGCCGATTATTTGGTTAACGGgatgtatttataa
- the LOC105829002 gene encoding multiple coagulation factor deficiency protein 2 homolog isoform X2: MHWTLCALIIGSFGCKYILGQAQRVPPGVPPQHYQQHGQVPHHVPQHAQQVPQQQYQVPQQQQVPVQQVPMQQVPVQQQVPMQQQVPMQQQVPVQQQVPVQQQVPMQQQMPGHQPQQPHDHGHGGPPQLLNTANIAHEKEHIAHHADVPIDTSKMTDQELQFHYFKMHDADNNNKLDGCELIKSLIHWHEQGSSESGAQGEKLFKDEELVQLIDPILSMDDSNNDGYIDYPEFIRAQQNAAANV; this comes from the exons ATGCATTGGACGCTGTGCGCGCTGATAATCGGCTCGTTTGGATGCAAGTACATCCTCGGCCAGGCGCAACGGGTCCCGCCAGGTGTACCGCCTCAGCACTATCAGCAG CATGGTCAAGTGCCGCATCATGTACCGCAACATGCACAACAAGTACCGCAGCAACAA TATCAAGTACCCCAACAACAACAGGTTCCTGTTCAGCAAGTACCAATGCAACAAGTACCTGTGCAACAGCAGGTACCCATGCAGCAACAAGTACCCATGCAACAGCAGGTACCTGTGCAACAGCAGGTACCTGTGCAACAACAAGTACCCATGCAGCAACAAATGCCTGGTCACCAACCTCAACAGCCACATGATCATGGTCATGGAGGGCCACCTCAATTGCTCAACACTGCCAATATAGCTCATGAAAAAGA GCACATTGCTCATCATGCTGATGTTCCAATCGATACCAGCAAGATGACAGATCAAGAGCTGCAGtttcattatttcaaaatgcatgatgcagataataataataagttagaTGGTTGTGAACTGATCAAGTCTCTTATACATTGGCATG AACAAGGTAGCTCAGAATCCGGTGCGCAAGGCGAGAAATTATTCAAGGATGAGGAATTGGTGCAATTAATAGACCCAATACTTAGCATGGACGACAGTAATAACGACGGCTACATCGATTATCCGGAATTTATTCGAGCCCAACAGAATGCCGCGGCTAAT GTTTGA
- the LOC105829002 gene encoding multiple coagulation factor deficiency protein 2 homolog isoform X1 — protein MHWTLCALIIGSFGCKYILGQAQRVPPGVPPQHYQQHGQVPHHVPQHAQQVPQQQYQVPQQQQVPVQQVPMQQVPVQQQVPMQQQVPMQQQVPVQQQVPVQQQVPMQQQMPGHQPQQPHDHGHGGPPQLLNTANIAHEKEHIAHHADVPIDTSKMTDQELQFHYFKMHDADNNNKLDGCELIKSLIHWHEQGSSESGAQGEKLFKDEELVQLIDPILSMDDSNNDGYIDYPEFIRAQQNAAANVRT, from the exons ATGCATTGGACGCTGTGCGCGCTGATAATCGGCTCGTTTGGATGCAAGTACATCCTCGGCCAGGCGCAACGGGTCCCGCCAGGTGTACCGCCTCAGCACTATCAGCAG CATGGTCAAGTGCCGCATCATGTACCGCAACATGCACAACAAGTACCGCAGCAACAA TATCAAGTACCCCAACAACAACAGGTTCCTGTTCAGCAAGTACCAATGCAACAAGTACCTGTGCAACAGCAGGTACCCATGCAGCAACAAGTACCCATGCAACAGCAGGTACCTGTGCAACAGCAGGTACCTGTGCAACAACAAGTACCCATGCAGCAACAAATGCCTGGTCACCAACCTCAACAGCCACATGATCATGGTCATGGAGGGCCACCTCAATTGCTCAACACTGCCAATATAGCTCATGAAAAAGA GCACATTGCTCATCATGCTGATGTTCCAATCGATACCAGCAAGATGACAGATCAAGAGCTGCAGtttcattatttcaaaatgcatgatgcagataataataataagttagaTGGTTGTGAACTGATCAAGTCTCTTATACATTGGCATG AACAAGGTAGCTCAGAATCCGGTGCGCAAGGCGAGAAATTATTCAAGGATGAGGAATTGGTGCAATTAATAGACCCAATACTTAGCATGGACGACAGTAATAACGACGGCTACATCGATTATCCGGAATTTATTCGAGCCCAACAGAATGCCGCGGCTAATGTACGTACATAA